The Kluyveromyces lactis strain NRRL Y-1140 chromosome D complete sequence genome has a window encoding:
- the NAS2 gene encoding Nas2p (weakly similar to uniprot|P40555 Saccharomyces cerevisiae YIL007C NAS2 Protein with similarity to the p27 subunit of mammalian proteasome modulator not essential interacts with Rpn4p) → MINNDKGQQVGKLKPYTGKPDNAMNKLEAAVSNEITIIPTGLTERINELPHLNFSQASQLKKEVEDELTNQFDNLSAHKVDMNTPLTTAEGFPRGDLDLVTIRLIKRNVNVLRNDLRRIIERVEYLLPLEFESLNKQNATVGKMQTLEMGDSNEDSDLNLDSLIAFAKVVDVKLGSPSHDAGLQTDDLIIKFGTVHALNHNNLSNIGKLVQTRIDEEIVLKIKRNNDIVTIQLVPRSWQGAGLLGCRIIQI, encoded by the coding sequence ATGATCAACAATGATAAGGGACAACAGGTTGGGAAACTCAAGCCATATACTGGTAAACCTGATAACGCAATGAATAAATTAGAAGCTGCAGTGAGCAATGAAATCACTATCATTCCTACCGGTTTGACGGAACGAATCAACGAATTACCACATCTAAACTTCTCTCAAGCGTcacaattgaagaaagaagtggAAGATGAATTGACGAACCAGTTCGATAATTTATCAGCCCACAAAGTTGATATGAATACCCCCTTGACTACCGCTGAGGGGTTTCCCCGCGGTGATTTGGATCTAGTCACTATACGGTTAATTAAACGTAACGTAAACGTATTGAGAAACGATTTGAGACGAATCATCGAAAGAGTCGAGTATCTATTGCCacttgaatttgaatcgCTTAATAAGCAAAACGCAACTGTAGGAAAGATGCAGACGCTTGAAATGGGAGATAGCAACGAGGATTCAGATCTAAATCTAGATTCTTTGATCGCTTTTGCAAAAGTGGTGGACGTAAAATTAGGATCTCCAAGTCATGACGCAGGATTACAAACAGATGATCTTATCATTAAATTCGGCACCGTACATGCCCTTAACCACAATAATCTATCCAATATCGGTAAACTTGTTCAAACTCGTATAGATGAAGAGATCGTACTTAAGATAAAGAGAAATAATGATATCGTTACTATACAGTTGGTACCTAGGTCCTGGCAAGGCGCAGGGTTACTAGGATGCAGGATAAtacaaatttga
- the URM1 gene encoding ubiquitin-related modifier URM1 (highly similar to uniprot|P40554 YIL008W Saccharomyces cerevisiae URM1 Ubiquitin-like protein with only weak sequence similarity to ubiquitin) — protein MVRVIIEFLGGLDVIVKKQRQYKVDVQLDGKDEINVGDLIQWIVDNLIEHEGDVNVFLENDSIRPGILTLINDTDWELEGEKEYVLEDGDVVSFTSTLHGG, from the coding sequence ATGGTCAGAGTTATTATTGAATTTCTAGGTGGATTGGATGTTATTGTCAAGAAACAGAGACAATATAAAGTGGATGTTCAACTGGATGGGAAGGATGAGATCAATGTCGGAGATTTAATCCAATGGATCGTAGATAACCTTATTGAACATGAAGGTGACGTGAATGTTTTCTTAGAGAACGATAGTATCAGACCAGGAATTTTGACTTTGATCAACGATACCGATTGGGAACTTGAAGGTGAAAAAGAGTACGTATTGGAAGACGGTGACGTTGTTTCGTTCACCTCAACGCTACACGGTGGATGA